The Polymorphobacter megasporae genome window below encodes:
- a CDS encoding helix-turn-helix domain-containing protein, which translates to MSSSAPTLGALLRNLRSRNGWTLKEMGAKSGIPVSTLSKVEHDRLTLSYDKLLQLSQRLGMRMSELFAENDDALVQPVTARRSVGSIAHSVRVETANYDYHYLCTELRKKRMIPVIVKIRAKTAKEFGALVRHAGEEYIFVLKGRVVVTSEFYDPVILEEGGSIYLDSSMGHAYLAAEGCEEAEVLGVMSSADDEHMQTLLTMHEDRATVGAGSGGERADVGGLRGKRR; encoded by the coding sequence GTGTCATCGTCGGCCCCCACACTCGGCGCCCTCCTGCGTAACCTTCGCAGCCGCAACGGATGGACACTGAAGGAGATGGGAGCCAAAAGCGGCATTCCGGTATCGACGTTGTCGAAGGTCGAGCACGACCGCCTGACCCTGTCGTACGACAAGCTGCTGCAGCTCAGCCAGCGCCTGGGCATGCGCATGTCCGAATTGTTCGCCGAAAACGACGACGCGCTCGTCCAGCCGGTGACGGCGCGTCGCAGTGTCGGCAGCATCGCGCATTCGGTCCGCGTGGAGACAGCCAACTACGACTACCACTACCTCTGCACCGAGCTGCGGAAGAAGCGGATGATCCCGGTCATCGTGAAGATCCGCGCGAAGACCGCCAAAGAGTTCGGGGCGTTGGTCCGGCACGCGGGCGAGGAATACATCTTCGTGCTGAAGGGGCGGGTCGTCGTCACGAGTGAATTCTACGACCCCGTGATCCTCGAAGAGGGTGGATCGATCTATCTCGACTCGAGCATGGGTCATGCGTATCTCGCCGCCGAAGGATGTGAGGAGGCCGAGGTGCTCGGCGTGATGTCGAGTGCCGACGATGAGCACATGCAGACGCTCCTCACGATGCATGAGGACCGGGCGACCGTGGGTGCCGGAAGTGGTGGGGAGCGCGCCGATGTCGGCGGACTTCGCGGCAAGCGCCGATGA
- a CDS encoding N-acyl-D-amino-acid deacylase family protein, with amino-acid sequence MRPAVLSVLLLATVSATAVAAPQPTYDVVIRGGQIFDGSGGAPFVADVAVTGDRIAEIAPHVAGRGKAEIDARGKAVAPGFINMLAHPEESLIADGRALSDLVQGVTLEVMGEISMGPINETMRKAAVEEQGDIRYPVDWTTLDQYLTMLQKKGISPNIASFVGAGTVRTYVLGEGDVQPTPGQLETMQSLVRSAMEDGALGVTDALIYNPAVYAKTPELIALAKVSAACGGMYIAHIRNEGDRLEAAVQETFDIAEASGAPAEIYHFKQAGRDNWGKLDKIVAMIEAERAKGVRITADMYNYTAGATGLDAAMPNWVQEGGYAKWAERLKDPQIRARVVAEMRTSHPTTWENMYAGAGPKGMVLLAFKNPALKPLTGKTLAEVAAMRGKSPEETAMDLVVEDGSRVGVAYFLMTEDNVRREVALPWMSFGSDAGAPSPGGAFKLSKEHPRAYGNFARVLGHYVRDTHDATLPDAIRRLTSLPADNLSLPDRGRLQVARYADLVVFDPATISDHSTYEKPDQLATGVSDVLVNGMFALRDGAPTGAASGRVVRGRAWTGGPNGGCRAAASDWAWTRG; translated from the coding sequence ATGCGCCCGGCAGTGCTTTCCGTCCTGTTGCTCGCCACCGTTTCGGCGACGGCCGTGGCCGCGCCGCAACCGACCTACGACGTCGTCATCCGTGGCGGGCAGATCTTCGACGGTTCCGGAGGTGCGCCGTTCGTCGCCGATGTGGCGGTCACCGGTGATCGCATCGCCGAAATCGCGCCGCACGTCGCCGGTCGCGGCAAGGCCGAGATCGATGCGCGGGGGAAGGCCGTGGCGCCGGGGTTCATCAACATGCTGGCGCATCCTGAGGAGAGCTTGATCGCCGACGGCCGCGCCCTGTCCGACCTCGTCCAGGGCGTGACGCTCGAGGTCATGGGCGAGATCTCGATGGGGCCGATCAACGAGACGATGCGCAAGGCCGCGGTCGAGGAGCAGGGCGACATCCGTTATCCCGTCGACTGGACGACGCTCGACCAGTATCTGACCATGCTGCAGAAGAAGGGCATCTCTCCGAACATCGCCTCGTTCGTCGGCGCTGGCACGGTCCGGACCTACGTCCTGGGTGAAGGGGATGTCCAGCCGACACCCGGACAACTCGAGACGATGCAAAGCCTGGTCAGGAGCGCGATGGAGGACGGCGCGCTCGGGGTGACCGACGCCCTCATCTACAACCCCGCAGTCTATGCGAAGACGCCGGAACTGATCGCCCTCGCGAAGGTCTCGGCGGCCTGCGGCGGCATGTACATCGCCCACATCCGCAACGAAGGTGACCGGCTCGAGGCGGCGGTGCAGGAGACGTTCGACATCGCCGAGGCATCTGGCGCCCCGGCCGAGATCTACCATTTCAAACAGGCAGGCCGCGACAACTGGGGGAAGCTCGACAAGATCGTCGCCATGATTGAGGCCGAGCGGGCCAAGGGCGTGCGCATCACCGCCGACATGTACAACTACACCGCCGGCGCGACGGGGCTCGATGCCGCTATGCCGAACTGGGTGCAGGAAGGCGGCTATGCGAAGTGGGCCGAACGGCTGAAGGACCCGCAGATCCGCGCGCGCGTCGTAGCCGAGATGCGGACGTCACACCCGACGACGTGGGAGAACATGTATGCCGGGGCTGGACCGAAGGGCATGGTGCTGCTCGCGTTCAAGAATCCCGCGCTGAAGCCGCTGACGGGCAAGACGCTCGCCGAGGTCGCGGCGATGCGCGGCAAGTCACCTGAGGAGACGGCGATGGACCTCGTCGTCGAGGACGGCAGCCGCGTCGGCGTCGCGTACTTCCTGATGACCGAGGACAACGTCCGCCGCGAGGTCGCGCTGCCGTGGATGAGCTTCGGGTCCGACGCGGGGGCACCGTCGCCCGGCGGCGCTTTCAAACTATCGAAGGAGCATCCCCGCGCCTACGGCAACTTCGCCCGGGTGCTCGGCCATTATGTTCGGGATACGCATGACGCGACCCTGCCCGACGCCATCCGGCGGCTGACGAGCCTGCCGGCCGACAACCTTTCGCTGCCTGACCGCGGTCGTCTCCAGGTCGCCAGATATGCCGATCTCGTCGTCTTCGACCCGGCGACGATCTCGGATCATTCGACCTACGAGAAGCCTGACCAGCTGGCGACCGGCGTGTCCGACGTCCTCGTCAACGGGATGTTCGCCTTGCGGGACGGCGCCCCGACCGGCGCGGCGTCAGGTCGCGTCGTCCGCGGGCGGGCATGGACCGGCGGGCCGAACGGCGGTTGTCGTGCGGCAGCGTCCGACTGGGCATGGACACGCGGCTAA
- a CDS encoding helix-turn-helix domain-containing protein — MADDIGLSRENLSRIECGHSWPGYDTLLGLMMIFSLDWPQIAVEGNTDRVPRPFQDSRRGLSRLRLGSCLREGRQSEGLSLKGLAERCGMSAAQLSRIERGEASRSRAFEDDPADAGWPKDDRCERFVHLELRRLAG, encoded by the coding sequence GTGGCCGACGACATCGGGCTTTCGCGGGAAAATCTGTCACGCATTGAATGCGGTCATTCGTGGCCTGGATACGACACACTTCTAGGTTTGATGATGATCTTCAGTCTTGACTGGCCGCAAATCGCCGTCGAGGGCAATACCGATCGCGTACCCCGGCCATTTCAAGACAGTCGGCGCGGGTTATCTCGGCTGAGGCTCGGCAGTTGTTTACGCGAAGGGCGTCAAAGCGAAGGTTTATCGCTTAAGGGGTTGGCGGAACGCTGTGGTATGTCGGCGGCACAACTTTCGCGGATCGAGCGCGGCGAGGCGTCGAGGAGCCGGGCCTTTGAGGATGATCCCGCCGACGCCGGTTGGCCAAAGGATGACCGCTGTGAGCGATTTGTGCATCTCGAACTGCGGCGCCTTGCCGGCTAG
- a CDS encoding dipeptide epimerase, whose amino-acid sequence MAPLSMEVVTETLRLASPFRIAGHVFETSDVVVVTLSDGVHRGRGEASGVFYLHDDLDNMIAALTARRTALEAGPSREELRGILPPGGARNAVDCALWELEAARAGRPVWDLAGVGEPRPLRTTFTIGADAPTAMAATATGYAQARSIKIKLTGDVGLDVARVAAIRAARPDVWLGVDGNQGFLRHQLVDLLPQLAALGVDLVEQPLARGRDADLEGLDSPIRIAGDESILGLDDVASAVGRFDVINIKLDKCGGLTEGLLMAAEARRLGLGVMVGTMVGTSLATAPGFVLGQVCDLVDLDGPTFLAADPAPCVVYADGTVWSGPEVWGSGAE is encoded by the coding sequence ATGGCACCGCTGTCCATGGAAGTCGTCACCGAGACGCTTCGCCTCGCCTCGCCGTTCCGCATCGCGGGACATGTCTTCGAGACGTCGGACGTCGTCGTCGTCACGTTGAGCGACGGCGTGCATCGCGGCCGGGGCGAAGCGTCGGGCGTGTTCTATCTGCACGACGACCTCGATAACATGATCGCAGCGCTGACTGCTCGTCGAACCGCTCTCGAAGCCGGCCCGAGCCGCGAAGAATTGCGCGGCATTCTTCCGCCGGGCGGCGCCCGTAATGCAGTTGACTGCGCTTTGTGGGAGCTGGAGGCGGCGCGCGCCGGCCGGCCGGTCTGGGACCTCGCGGGGGTCGGCGAGCCGCGGCCGCTACGCACCACATTCACCATCGGCGCCGACGCGCCGACGGCTATGGCGGCGACGGCGACGGGTTATGCGCAGGCGCGGTCGATCAAGATCAAGCTCACCGGCGACGTCGGCCTCGATGTCGCCCGCGTCGCGGCGATTCGGGCAGCGCGGCCCGACGTCTGGCTCGGTGTCGACGGCAACCAGGGGTTCCTCCGCCACCAGCTCGTCGATCTGCTGCCGCAGCTGGCCGCGCTCGGCGTCGACCTGGTCGAGCAGCCGCTCGCGCGGGGCCGGGACGCCGATCTGGAGGGGTTGGATTCTCCGATCAGGATCGCGGGCGACGAAAGCATACTCGGCTTGGATGACGTCGCCAGCGCGGTCGGCCGGTTCGACGTCATCAACATCAAGCTCGACAAGTGCGGCGGCCTGACCGAGGGCCTGCTCATGGCGGCTGAGGCGCGACGTCTCGGTCTCGGGGTCATGGTCGGGACAATGGTGGGGACCAGCCTCGCGACCGCCCCGGGCTTCGTGCTCGGCCAGGTCTGCGATCTCGTCGATCTCGACGGCCCGACGTTCCTGGCGGCCGACCCGGCACCATGCGTCGTCTACGCCGACGGCACGGTCTGGTCGGGTCCGGAGGTATGGGGATCGGGCGCAGAATGA
- a CDS encoding dipeptidase, protein MNGSTWRAAAALLLLATSPLRAAPTEDARIAKILAATPLIDGHNDWAEVLREREGDRRWTIDLTHGLELRSPPYNTDIARLRRGHVGGQFWSVFVSADLPPLQQVEETLDQIDLVKNFVARYPRDFALARTAADVRRIHASGRIASMIGVEGGGQIDADLSVLRAYHDLGAGYLTLTHVKTLAWADSATDDPVHGGLTPFGVAVVGELNRLGMLVDLSHVSEATMRAALAATKAPVIFSHSSARALDDHPRNVSDDVLRLVAANGGVVMVNFAPAYISDAYRLWSAEEAAEKTRLNAPPYGGLYVGQPAKAQAAMVEWQKAHPAPRVTLAMVADHIDHIVKVAGLDHVGLGSDFDGVGLALPEGLGGVDTYPALLSEMAHRGWRDADIAKLAGGNILRVMAASEAVAASLAGKPPSTAHLPDH, encoded by the coding sequence ATGAACGGTTCCACTTGGCGTGCAGCAGCGGCGCTGCTCCTCCTGGCAACATCGCCTTTGCGCGCGGCTCCGACAGAGGACGCGCGTATCGCGAAAATCCTCGCCGCGACGCCACTGATCGACGGGCACAACGACTGGGCCGAGGTGCTGCGCGAACGCGAGGGCGACCGTCGCTGGACGATCGACCTGACGCATGGGTTGGAGCTGAGGTCCCCCCCATACAACACCGACATCGCCCGGCTGCGTCGCGGCCACGTGGGCGGGCAGTTCTGGTCGGTCTTCGTGTCGGCAGACCTGCCGCCGCTGCAGCAGGTCGAGGAGACGCTCGACCAGATCGACCTCGTCAAGAACTTCGTCGCCCGCTACCCGCGCGACTTCGCGCTGGCACGCACGGCCGCCGACGTCCGCCGCATCCACGCGAGCGGACGCATCGCCTCGATGATTGGCGTCGAAGGCGGCGGCCAGATCGACGCCGACCTGTCCGTCCTGCGCGCCTATCATGACCTCGGCGCAGGCTATCTAACGCTGACGCACGTCAAGACCCTCGCCTGGGCCGATTCGGCTACCGACGATCCGGTTCATGGCGGACTGACGCCATTCGGCGTGGCGGTCGTCGGCGAACTCAACCGCCTCGGCATGCTGGTCGACCTCAGCCACGTCAGCGAGGCGACGATGCGCGCGGCGCTGGCCGCAACCAAGGCCCCCGTCATCTTCTCGCATTCGAGCGCACGCGCGCTCGACGATCATCCGCGCAATGTATCCGACGACGTCCTCCGGCTCGTCGCGGCCAATGGCGGCGTGGTCATGGTCAACTTCGCTCCCGCCTACATCTCCGACGCCTACCGGCTCTGGTCGGCGGAAGAGGCCGCCGAGAAGACGCGGCTGAACGCGCCGCCATACGGCGGCCTCTACGTCGGCCAGCCTGCCAAGGCGCAGGCGGCGATGGTCGAGTGGCAGAAAGCGCATCCCGCGCCGCGGGTCACGCTGGCGATGGTCGCCGACCACATCGATCACATCGTCAAGGTCGCCGGGCTGGATCACGTCGGCCTCGGCAGCGACTTCGACGGCGTCGGCTTGGCGCTTCCCGAGGGCCTCGGCGGCGTTGACACCTACCCGGCCCTTCTTTCCGAGATGGCGCACCGCGGTTGGCGCGATGCCGATATCGCAAAGCTCGCCGGCGGCAACATCCTCCGCGTCATGGCGGCCTCCGAGGCGGTCGCCGCGTCGCTCGCCGGCAAACCGCCGTCGACGGCGCACTTGCCCGATCACTGA
- a CDS encoding putative bifunctional diguanylate cyclase/phosphodiesterase yields the protein MKASGEDQKTVLAPQPRSAALPEMATAVLIVDEDRQVEYVNTSARDLFLPVEPIGCTLTALFTSCGATGGDEVFAEVDSGVASTPVRLRLTDDRLLDCTLRPLSSGGFVLSMDDVTTYVRNAEMAERDALTGLANRKALRDRLVERLTNVARTGQAAALLYIDLDRFKAVNDTLGHPIGDTLLRKVAERFKSATRDGDIVARLGGDEFAVIQSDTPQPAGAQALATRLVDLIGRAYAIDGHLLHIGASVGVAIAPIDGREPDVLLKNADLALYRAKAEGRGCYRMFAPEMADHLPARRALETDLRRALALKQLQLLYQPQYNLASKLIIGFEALIRWHHPTRGVVPPEEFIPLAEEISIIGAIGEWVLRTACKQAAAWPVPVTIAVNLSPVQFRGGKLAETVTSALAQSQLDAHRLELEITEGALLNDTNDVLKTLNRLREVGVAVTMDDFGTGYSSLGYLQKFPFDKIKIDQCFVRDIDSHVERQAIFRAVTGLAAALRMKTIAEGVETEGELACVGAAGCDEVQGYLTGRPISAEATMALLATTCSAEAA from the coding sequence ATGAAAGCCAGCGGGGAAGATCAAAAGACTGTCTTAGCGCCGCAGCCGCGAAGCGCTGCGCTTCCGGAAATGGCGACGGCGGTCCTCATTGTCGACGAAGACCGCCAGGTTGAATACGTGAACACGAGTGCAAGGGATCTATTCCTTCCGGTCGAACCGATCGGCTGCACGTTAACGGCTCTGTTTACCAGTTGCGGTGCTACGGGTGGAGACGAGGTATTCGCAGAAGTCGATAGCGGTGTCGCTTCGACACCGGTCAGGCTTCGGCTCACCGATGATCGCCTGCTCGACTGCACGCTGCGCCCGTTATCGAGCGGTGGTTTCGTCCTCAGCATGGATGATGTCACGACCTATGTGCGCAATGCCGAGATGGCGGAACGTGACGCATTGACCGGGCTAGCCAACCGTAAGGCGTTACGGGATCGCTTGGTGGAGCGGCTTACCAACGTAGCACGGACGGGTCAGGCAGCGGCGTTGCTGTATATCGATCTCGATCGCTTCAAGGCGGTCAATGATACGCTTGGACATCCGATCGGCGACACACTGCTCCGGAAGGTAGCCGAGCGTTTCAAGAGCGCGACGCGCGACGGCGATATCGTGGCGCGCCTCGGCGGTGATGAATTTGCAGTCATTCAATCGGACACGCCGCAGCCAGCTGGTGCGCAAGCGCTTGCGACACGCTTGGTCGACCTAATCGGCCGGGCCTATGCGATCGACGGTCACCTCCTGCACATCGGAGCAAGTGTCGGGGTCGCGATTGCGCCGATCGATGGTCGCGAGCCCGATGTATTGCTCAAGAACGCTGATCTCGCGCTCTACCGAGCCAAGGCAGAGGGCCGCGGCTGCTACCGCATGTTCGCGCCGGAGATGGCCGACCATCTGCCGGCGCGACGAGCGCTGGAAACCGATCTTCGTCGCGCTTTAGCTCTCAAGCAGCTGCAGCTTTTGTATCAGCCACAGTATAATCTCGCATCGAAGCTGATCATCGGCTTCGAAGCGCTCATCAGGTGGCACCATCCCACACGTGGCGTCGTACCGCCTGAGGAGTTTATTCCGCTCGCCGAAGAGATCAGTATCATCGGAGCAATCGGAGAATGGGTGCTTCGTACGGCGTGCAAGCAAGCCGCCGCGTGGCCGGTCCCGGTCACGATTGCCGTCAACCTCTCGCCGGTACAATTTCGGGGTGGAAAACTCGCCGAGACGGTGACGTCGGCTCTCGCTCAATCGCAGCTTGACGCGCACCGATTGGAGCTTGAGATCACGGAAGGTGCACTGCTTAACGATACCAATGATGTCCTGAAAACGCTCAATCGGCTACGGGAAGTCGGTGTCGCCGTGACGATGGACGATTTCGGGACCGGATATTCGTCGCTCGGTTACCTTCAGAAGTTTCCGTTCGATAAAATCAAGATCGACCAGTGCTTCGTTCGCGATATCGATTCTCACGTCGAACGGCAGGCGATTTTTCGTGCCGTCACTGGCCTTGCCGCGGCGCTGCGCATGAAGACAATTGCGGAAGGTGTCGAGACTGAAGGCGAGCTTGCCTGCGTCGGCGCTGCCGGTTGTGATGAAGTGCAGGGTTACCTAACCGGTCGGCCGATTTCGGCAGAAGCCACAATGGCGCTTCTTGCAACCACATGCTCAGCAGAAGCTGCTTAG
- a CDS encoding BLUF domain-containing protein has protein sequence MSDELYRLVYYSHNTVTGDADAVEAAIISILAKSQVNNQRVDVTGALMFNSGCFAQVLEGPRSAVEDVFERIQQDDRHSDVSLLAFDPVAVRAFENWSMGFVGASIGDAARYGVLVNGSGFDPAKMDGDALFDTLRGLAMEEEHPTD, from the coding sequence ATGTCGGACGAGCTTTATCGTCTGGTCTATTATAGCCACAATACCGTGACCGGCGATGCGGACGCGGTTGAGGCGGCGATAATCTCAATCTTGGCAAAAAGTCAGGTGAACAATCAGCGTGTCGATGTTACCGGCGCGCTAATGTTCAACTCCGGCTGCTTCGCTCAGGTCCTTGAAGGTCCGCGTTCCGCCGTTGAGGACGTGTTCGAGCGCATTCAGCAGGACGATCGTCACAGCGATGTATCGCTCCTAGCGTTCGATCCCGTAGCTGTCCGAGCTTTCGAGAACTGGTCGATGGGGTTCGTTGGAGCTTCGATCGGCGACGCCGCTCGCTACGGAGTTCTCGTCAACGGCAGCGGTTTTGATCCCGCAAAGATGGACGGTGATGCACTGTTTGACACTCTGCGAGGGCTCGCCATGGAAGAAGAGCATCCCACTGATTAA
- a CDS encoding peptide MFS transporter, translating into MTTEPRGWFGQPRGLTVLFLTNMWEQFSYYGMRALLVYYMTKSLLLGQGTASLVYGTYTACAYFTPIVGGVVADRFLGKRRAVIVGASIMAVGHFMMAFDGLFYPALATIAIGNGLFLPTLPSQINDLYAADDPRRAWAYNVYYVGINIGGFLAPLICGTLGEVYGWHYGFAAAGVGMVAGLAIYLWGGQYLPPEPMRAVALQDRGRFDRSTIGVLVAVALSVTVFRGAYEQVGNTVALWADAAVDRRAGSMTIPMTWFQSLNPLLVMIMTPPLLTLWRRQAAAGHQERATRRMAIGAIVVAGAYIILAAVAVGDGRADWRWLVVFFAVFTLGELFVLPTGLGLFARLAPRGLGATTVAAWYLTIFSGSLSAGLVGTVWTRMSHAAFFLMLAGIAGIAALLLAGVGPLERTRMLHKRDEED; encoded by the coding sequence ATGACCACCGAGCCGCGGGGATGGTTCGGTCAGCCGCGCGGTCTAACCGTGCTCTTCCTGACCAACATGTGGGAGCAGTTCTCCTACTACGGCATGCGTGCGTTGCTGGTCTACTACATGACCAAGTCACTGCTGCTCGGGCAGGGGACTGCATCGCTCGTCTACGGCACCTATACCGCGTGCGCCTACTTCACTCCGATCGTCGGCGGCGTCGTCGCCGACCGCTTCCTCGGCAAACGCCGTGCGGTCATCGTCGGCGCATCCATCATGGCGGTCGGACACTTCATGATGGCCTTCGACGGACTGTTTTACCCGGCGCTGGCGACGATCGCGATCGGCAACGGGCTGTTCCTGCCGACGCTGCCCAGCCAGATCAACGACCTCTACGCGGCGGACGATCCACGGCGAGCGTGGGCCTACAACGTCTATTACGTCGGCATCAACATCGGCGGGTTCCTCGCTCCGCTCATCTGCGGAACGCTTGGCGAGGTCTACGGCTGGCACTACGGTTTTGCCGCCGCCGGCGTCGGCATGGTCGCCGGGCTGGCAATCTATCTCTGGGGCGGACAATACCTTCCGCCTGAGCCGATGCGTGCAGTCGCCTTGCAGGACCGGGGCCGTTTCGACCGATCGACGATTGGCGTCCTCGTCGCCGTGGCGCTTTCGGTAACGGTGTTCCGCGGCGCCTACGAGCAGGTCGGCAACACCGTCGCGCTCTGGGCGGACGCCGCCGTCGATCGGCGGGCTGGAAGCATGACGATTCCTATGACGTGGTTCCAGTCGCTGAACCCTCTACTTGTCATGATCATGACGCCGCCGCTTTTGACGCTTTGGCGACGGCAGGCGGCGGCGGGTCATCAGGAGAGGGCGACCCGGCGCATGGCCATTGGCGCGATCGTAGTCGCGGGTGCCTATATCATCCTCGCTGCGGTCGCCGTTGGCGATGGCCGCGCCGACTGGCGCTGGCTTGTCGTTTTCTTCGCCGTGTTCACACTCGGCGAGCTGTTCGTCCTTCCGACCGGGCTCGGCCTCTTCGCGCGTCTCGCTCCGCGGGGCCTCGGCGCGACGACCGTCGCGGCGTGGTATCTGACGATCTTCAGCGGAAGCCTGTCGGCGGGATTGGTCGGCACGGTCTGGACCCGCATGAGCCACGCCGCCTTCTTCCTGATGCTCGCCGGGATCGCCGGGATCGCGGCGCTTCTCCTGGCGGGCGTTGGCCCTCTCGAACGGACGCGAATGTTGCATAAAAGAGACGAAGAAGATTGA
- a CDS encoding serine hydrolase domain-containing protein has protein sequence MRRLATFIGLIGLLAGGAQAQVTSASSLAPTASSATVIPSATIAVGSAAHPLSKADVDAWLDGYLPYALRAGDIPGAVAVVVKDGKILTARGFGFADLATRTPVDPEKTLFRPGSVSKLVTWTAVMQLVGEGRLDLDRDVNTYLDFTIPPYAGKPVTLRQIMTHTAGFEEAGKGIISYDAKDDVGIAAYLKRWTPRRIFAPGTTPAYSNWATTLAGYIVARASGEDFDTYVKRHIFDPLGMHDSTFRQPLPANLAPQMATGYPKPGEAKGFEFVVPAPAGALSASGTDMGRFMIAHLQHGELDGQRILPAAVADVMHDSPLGKVDPLSLMPPLNRMELGFFETNINGREVIGHLGDTSAFHTSLHLFMKDGVGLYVSFNSPGKAGAVGALRTAVFEDFADRYFPTIAAADGRVDATTAKRHVEMMVGNWTASRRADSSFLSVVYGLIGQTTVSVGSKGELVVPSLMAPGGRPRQWVEIAPFVWRDVYGHERLAAKVIDGKVARWTFDLAAPFEVFLPVAAAVSASWLLPVAYASIAVLLLTALYWPVTWYARRVYRASHPLTGVDLRAYRATRVMAALEIALLVGWAALVAAIFDGGTPSPTMNAVLTGLEFGSIVILFGTVLIAGWNLVATWSGGRRIAAKLWSVLIVVAGAILLYVGVVFHLTTLTTYF, from the coding sequence ATGCGGCGGCTGGCGACGTTCATCGGACTGATCGGGCTGCTGGCCGGCGGCGCGCAGGCCCAGGTCACCTCGGCTTCGAGTCTCGCCCCCACGGCGTCGAGCGCGACGGTCATTCCATCAGCGACCATCGCGGTGGGCAGCGCGGCCCACCCGTTGTCCAAGGCCGACGTCGACGCGTGGCTCGACGGCTATCTGCCCTATGCACTGCGCGCAGGCGACATTCCCGGCGCTGTCGCGGTTGTGGTCAAAGACGGGAAGATCCTGACCGCCCGCGGCTTCGGCTTCGCCGATCTCGCCACACGCACACCCGTCGATCCGGAGAAGACGCTGTTCCGGCCTGGTTCGGTGTCGAAGCTGGTGACGTGGACGGCGGTCATGCAACTCGTCGGCGAGGGCAGGCTCGACCTCGACCGTGACGTCAATACATACCTCGATTTCACGATCCCGCCCTACGCGGGGAAACCGGTGACGCTGCGCCAGATCATGACCCATACCGCCGGGTTCGAGGAGGCTGGGAAAGGCATCATCTCCTACGACGCCAAGGATGACGTCGGCATCGCAGCCTATCTCAAGCGCTGGACGCCGCGGCGCATCTTCGCGCCCGGAACCACGCCCGCCTATTCGAACTGGGCGACCACGCTGGCCGGCTACATCGTCGCGCGCGCTTCGGGCGAGGACTTCGACACCTACGTCAAGCGCCATATCTTCGACCCGCTCGGGATGCACGACTCGACCTTCCGTCAGCCGCTACCGGCCAACCTCGCCCCTCAGATGGCGACCGGCTATCCCAAGCCGGGTGAGGCCAAGGGCTTCGAATTCGTCGTCCCCGCTCCGGCGGGAGCGCTTTCGGCGTCGGGCACCGACATGGGTCGGTTCATGATCGCCCATCTCCAACACGGCGAACTCGACGGACAGCGGATCCTGCCGGCGGCCGTCGCCGACGTGATGCACGACAGCCCGCTCGGAAAGGTCGATCCGCTGTCGTTGATGCCTCCGCTCAACCGCATGGAACTCGGCTTCTTCGAGACCAACATCAACGGTCGCGAGGTCATCGGCCATCTGGGCGACACCAGCGCCTTCCACACCTCGCTCCACCTTTTCATGAAGGACGGCGTCGGTCTCTACGTGTCCTTCAACAGCCCTGGAAAGGCGGGTGCGGTCGGTGCGCTCCGGACCGCGGTGTTCGAGGATTTCGCCGACCGCTATTTCCCGACGATCGCCGCAGCCGACGGCCGGGTCGATGCGACCACGGCCAAGCGTCACGTCGAGATGATGGTCGGTAACTGGACGGCCAGCCGGAGGGCCGATTCGTCGTTCCTTTCGGTCGTCTACGGCCTGATCGGACAGACGACGGTATCGGTCGGGTCGAAGGGCGAACTGGTGGTGCCGAGCCTGATGGCCCCCGGTGGCCGTCCCCGCCAGTGGGTCGAGATCGCCCCGTTCGTCTGGCGCGACGTCTATGGCCACGAGCGATTGGCGGCGAAGGTCATCGACGGGAAGGTCGCCCGTTGGACCTTCGACCTCGCTGCGCCCTTCGAGGTGTTCCTGCCGGTCGCCGCAGCCGTGTCGGCTTCGTGGCTTCTACCGGTCGCATACGCCAGCATCGCCGTTCTGCTGCTGACCGCGCTCTACTGGCCGGTGACGTGGTATGCCCGGCGAGTCTATCGCGCATCCCATCCCCTGACAGGCGTGGATCTGCGGGCCTATCGCGCCACTCGGGTCATGGCGGCGCTCGAGATCGCATTGCTCGTGGGGTGGGCCGCATTGGTCGCGGCCATCTTCGACGGCGGGACCCCCTCGCCGACGATGAACGCTGTGCTCACCGGCCTGGAGTTCGGCAGCATCGTCATCCTGTTCGGCACCGTGCTGATCGCCGGCTGGAATCTTGTCGCAACCTGGTCAGGAGGGAGACGGATCGCCGCGAAGTTGTGGAGCGTCCTGATTGTCGTCGCGGGGGCGATCCTGCTCTACGTCGGCGTCGTCTTCCATCTCACCACACTGACGACGTATTTCTGA